In the genome of Gracilimonas sp., the window GAATGCTATAGTTGCTCATAATAGATCTTAAAATTTTTAAAATTACTTAGAGTAAAGCTCAACAATTAGCTGAACGTTAATATTCTCAGGTATCTCGTCCATTGTAGGAACATAAAGCATCTTACCTGATCTTGACTTTGGATCTGTTTCAACCCATTTGTACTTGTTTCTTGAGGATCCATCCAGTGCGTCTTCAATAATTTCCAGGTTTCTAGACTTTGGTCGAATAGAAACTACATCACCTGGACTCATCTGATAGGATGGAATATTTACAACTCCACCATTGACTACTACATGTTTATGAGTCACTAACTGGCGAGCCTGACGTCTTGTTCTTGCAAAGCCCATACGGAAAACAGTGTTATCCAATCTGCTTTCAAGTGCCTGAAGCAAGTTTTCACCAGCAACACCATCTTGAGCTGAAGCAGCTTTGAACAAGTTACGGAATTGCTTTTCCAGCAAACCATAAGTGTATTTTGCTTTCTGCTTTTCTTCAAGCTGAATTGCGTATTCAGATTTTCTATTAAATCTTGAACGACCATGCTCACCAGGGCCGTAAGGTTTACGCTCTAAAGCTTTACTTGGTCCAAAGATTGGTTCTTTGAATCGTCTGGCTTTCTTTTGTTTTGGTCCTCTATATCTTGCCATTATACAATCTTCTTACTATTAAACTCTTCTTCTTTTTGGTGGCCGGCATCCATTGTGTGGAAGCGGTGTACGGTCTTTAATTGAAGTAACCTCCAATCCGGAACTTGCCATTCCACGAACCGCAGCTTCACGACCTGAACCAGGCCCTTTTACAAATACTTCCACTTTGCGCAGCCCCATTTCATGAGCAGTTTGCGCAGCAGTTTCAGCACTTAGCTGAGCGGCGTAAGGGGTGTTTTTCCTAGACCCCTTGAAACCTTCTTTTCCGGCAGATGACCACGAAACTACGTTCCCATCAGCGTCGGTTATGGTTACGATCACGTTATTGAAAGTAGCTTTAACAAAAGCCATTCCGTTAGGATCGCTAAGTTGTTTTTTCTTTTTACGCTTTGCAGCTAAAGATGCTTTTGGTTGTTTTTTAGCCATGGGTTATCTCAATTTCAATATTATTTGGCAACCTTCTTCTTACCGGCAACCGTTTTCTTCTTACCTTTTCGAGTACGTGCGTTTGTTTGCGTACGCTGACCTCTTACCGGAAGCCCTCGACGGTGACGAACACCCCGGTAGCTACCAATTTCAATAAGACGACGAATATCGCCGTTAACTTCACTTCGTAGCGCACCCTCAACTTTGTACTCTTCGTCAATCAAAGTACGAAGTGCACTTACCTGGTCATCCGTCCAGTCCTGAACCTTGGTATCTTTGTCGATATCCAACTGCTCAAGAATTTCAGCTGCTTTGGAGCGGCCGATTCCATAAATGTAAGTAAGGCTGATTATGCCTCTTTTTTGTTTTGGTAAATCTATTCCAGCAATACGTGCCATATAAATACTCGGTTATTCTATTAGCCCTGACGCTGCTTATGGCGTGGGTTCTTCTTGTTAATCACGTAAAGACGGCCTTTACGTCGTACAATTTTGTCGTCTGAACTTCTTTTCTTTACTGATGAACGTGTCTTCATGACAACCTCTTTATTTGTATCTGTAAGTTATTCTTCCTTTAGATAAATCATAGGGCGACATTTCTACTGCCACTCTATCTCCCGGGAGAATTTTAATGTAATACATCCGCATTTTACCCGATACGTGAGCCAATATCTCATGCCCATTATCTAATTCTACGCGAAATTGCGCATTAGGTAATGCTTCTATTATTTCCCCATCTTGTTTTATCGGCTCTTGTTTAGCCATAATACAATATGTTATTTTCGTTTTTATCCGAGAGCTCAGCAATATAATCAAAAGTACTGAGAATTTCAGCCTTGTCTTCACGAATTACAATGTCATGTTCGTAATGAGCGGCTAAACTCCCGTCGGCTGTAACAACTGTCCAGCCATCGTTCAATGTTTTTGTTTTCCAGGAACCCATGGTAATCATAGGTTCTACAGCGAGTGTCATTCCTGATCGGAGTCGCTCGCCTTTACCTTTTTTTCCAAAGTTTGGCACAGAAGGATCTTCATGCATTGCTTTTCCGATCCCATGTCCAACTAATTCTCTGACTACTCCATAACCTTCATTTTCACAGTGAGTTTGAATGGCATTTGCCAAATCCCCAATTCTGTTTCCGTGAATGGCTTGTTCGATCCCTTTGTAAAGAGACTCGAGAGTAGTTCTCAATAATTTCAAAGTCTTATCGTCACATTCACCAACAGCAAATGTGTATGCATGATCACCGAAGTATCCATTTTTTTCAACTCCGCAATCAACAGAAACAACATCGCCTTCTTTCAATTCGCGGTTGCCTGGAATTCCATGAACAACTTCTTCATTGATTGAAATACAAAGTGTCGCCGGAAATTCATTTCCTTTTGGGCCATATCCTTTAAAAGCAGGACGCCCTTTTTCTTTGGCGATGTACTCTTCAGCAATTCTGTCAAGCTTACCCGTTGTAACACCTGGCTCAATATATTTACCAACTTCTGCCAGTGTTCTTGAGACAATAAGCGCACTTTCACGCATCTTCTCAATTTCGGATTCACTCTTCAGGTAAATCATTTACGCTCTTCGCCGGCCTTTAATTCTACCTGTTTTCATAAAGCCATCATAATGACGCATCATTAAGTGACTTTCAATCTGCTGGAGTGTATCCAAAGCAACCCCAACGATAATTAACAAACTGGTTCCTCCATAAAAGAGGGCAAAACCAGGAGTAACTCCAAACAAGCCAACTGCGATAGCTGGAAGTATAGCTACAAACGATAGAAACAAAGAACCCGGAAGGGTAATCTTCGTCAAAATATTGTCAATGAACTCGACGGTTTGCTTACCCGGACGAACACCCGGAATAAAACCACCTTGTCGCTTCATAGTATCTGCCATTTCTTTCGGATTAATGGCGATAGCAGTATAGAAAAATGTAAAGAACACACAAACAAAGAAGAATACAATCGAATATGTGAGTCCTGTAAAGTCGACTGACCATTGGGTCAAAAACTGTACGGTTTGGTTTTCCGGAAAGAAAGAACCAATTGTACTAGGAATAAACATGATGGACTGTGCAAAAATAATCGGCATTACACCAGCAGCGTTAACCCGTAATGGCAAGTACTGAGTAGTGCCTCCGTAAACTTTGCGGCCAACTACTCTTTTGGCATACTGAACCGGAATTTTACGTGTTCCCTGAGTCAGCATTACCACAGCTGCAATCACTAATATCAATGCTGCTACTTCAATGATTACTAAAATAGCATTCGCCTTGGTTGTAACTTCATTATAAAAGTTAGCTGGCAATGCGGCAATAATAC includes:
- the rpsD gene encoding 30S ribosomal protein S4, with product MARYRGPKQKKARRFKEPIFGPSKALERKPYGPGEHGRSRFNRKSEYAIQLEEKQKAKYTYGLLEKQFRNLFKAASAQDGVAGENLLQALESRLDNTVFRMGFARTRRQARQLVTHKHVVVNGGVVNIPSYQMSPGDVVSIRPKSRNLEIIEDALDGSSRNKYKWVETDPKSRSGKMLYVPTMDEIPENINVQLIVELYSK
- the rpsK gene encoding 30S ribosomal protein S11, with translation MAKKQPKASLAAKRKKKKQLSDPNGMAFVKATFNNVIVTITDADGNVVSWSSAGKEGFKGSRKNTPYAAQLSAETAAQTAHEMGLRKVEVFVKGPGSGREAAVRGMASSGLEVTSIKDRTPLPHNGCRPPKRRRV
- the rpsM gene encoding 30S ribosomal protein S13, whose protein sequence is MARIAGIDLPKQKRGIISLTYIYGIGRSKAAEILEQLDIDKDTKVQDWTDDQVSALRTLIDEEYKVEGALRSEVNGDIRRLIEIGSYRGVRHRRGLPVRGQRTQTNARTRKGKKKTVAGKKKVAK
- the rpmJ gene encoding 50S ribosomal protein L36 encodes the protein MKTRSSVKKRSSDDKIVRRKGRLYVINKKNPRHKQRQG
- the infA gene encoding translation initiation factor IF-1 encodes the protein MAKQEPIKQDGEIIEALPNAQFRVELDNGHEILAHVSGKMRMYYIKILPGDRVAVEMSPYDLSKGRITYRYK
- the map gene encoding type I methionyl aminopeptidase — translated: MIYLKSESEIEKMRESALIVSRTLAEVGKYIEPGVTTGKLDRIAEEYIAKEKGRPAFKGYGPKGNEFPATLCISINEEVVHGIPGNRELKEGDVVSVDCGVEKNGYFGDHAYTFAVGECDDKTLKLLRTTLESLYKGIEQAIHGNRIGDLANAIQTHCENEGYGVVRELVGHGIGKAMHEDPSVPNFGKKGKGERLRSGMTLAVEPMITMGSWKTKTLNDGWTVVTADGSLAAHYEHDIVIREDKAEILSTFDYIAELSDKNENNILYYG
- the secY gene encoding preprotein translocase subunit SecY, with the protein product MSLIENFRNIFKIEDLKNRILYTVGILMVYRVGSYITLPGVDANQLIGSSGNAASSLLGLFDLFVGGAFSRAGVFALGIMPYITAAIIIQLMGAVVPYFQKLQREGEEGRRKITRLTRYGTVGITLVQAIGFSINLMSTAPQAIVVNEFFFVITSMIVLTAGTVFVMWLGERISDRGIGNGISLIIMIGIIAALPANFYNEVTTKANAILVIIEVAALILVIAAVVMLTQGTRKIPVQYAKRVVGRKVYGGTTQYLPLRVNAAGVMPIIFAQSIMFIPSTIGSFFPENQTVQFLTQWSVDFTGLTYSIVFFFVCVFFTFFYTAIAINPKEMADTMKRQGGFIPGVRPGKQTVEFIDNILTKITLPGSLFLSFVAILPAIAVGLFGVTPGFALFYGGTSLLIIVGVALDTLQQIESHLMMRHYDGFMKTGRIKGRRRA